One genomic region from Amycolatopsis sp. FBCC-B4732 encodes:
- the trmB gene encoding tRNA (guanosine(46)-N7)-methyltransferase TrmB: MENEHQPRLRSVVSYVKRGGRMTVGQQRAWDELWPDLGRTVGELPAGTLDFTEWFGREAPVLLEIGSGMGETTSQLAAAAPELNYVAAEVYDPGLGQLMLRAEKLGVENLRLLHGDAVVLLTEHVEPGTLHGVRLFFPDPWPKKKHHKRRIVSPSFAALVASRLAPGGTFHMATDWENYAEQMLEVCSAEPLLKNRYDGWAPRPEWRPVTKFEQRAEVEGRVSHDLIFEKR; the protein is encoded by the coding sequence GTGGAAAACGAGCACCAACCCCGGCTTCGCAGCGTCGTCAGCTACGTGAAGCGCGGCGGCCGGATGACCGTCGGGCAGCAACGCGCGTGGGACGAACTGTGGCCGGACCTCGGCCGCACGGTCGGTGAGCTGCCCGCCGGGACGCTGGACTTCACCGAGTGGTTCGGCCGCGAAGCGCCGGTGCTGCTGGAGATCGGCTCCGGCATGGGCGAGACGACGTCGCAGCTGGCCGCCGCGGCGCCGGAGCTGAACTACGTCGCGGCCGAGGTCTACGACCCGGGCCTCGGCCAGCTGATGCTGCGCGCCGAAAAGCTGGGCGTCGAGAACCTGCGGCTGCTGCACGGCGACGCCGTCGTCCTGCTGACCGAGCACGTGGAGCCGGGCACGCTGCACGGCGTCCGGCTGTTCTTCCCGGACCCGTGGCCGAAGAAGAAGCACCACAAGCGGCGGATCGTGTCGCCGTCGTTCGCCGCGCTCGTGGCGTCGCGGCTCGCGCCCGGCGGCACCTTCCACATGGCGACCGACTGGGAGAACTACGCCGAGCAGATGCTCGAGGTCTGCTCCGCGGAGCCGCTGTTGAAGAACCGGTACGACGGCTGGGCGCCGCGGCCGGAGTGGCGGCCGGTGACGAAGTTCGAGCAGCGCGCGGAAGTCGAAGGCCGCGTCTCGCACGACCTCATCTTCGAAAAGCGGTAG